Proteins from a single region of Novipirellula caenicola:
- a CDS encoding Lpg1974 family pore-forming outer membrane protein: protein MKRNWIGTQAVRALTTLVAALPLTAANALDGVSPSFANQLERGAESQWQGQYAGDPDYLPPEYEAPVYNGPAYEGADFEPPIYNESSHSPHMMPRQSGHCDSCDAPSGHCGCEKDHGGGILEKLHKMKQKSDCNVAPWWAHRTSLFGEFLWLRPGSTDLIYATEQTDPDPSVASPTGPLGIVGLDAEAGFRVGGSIGLSQCSSIQLSYARWDGSSQSAIEAQQNYVLASNVTHPSVATSGSSSLEAFASQDMNFQTLDLNYRHLWKQTNSIAVNWLAGVRYGNIEQQLSADQTVSVATGLTNVSTDIDFDGFGISGGLDFETYSCNTGLMLYGKTMASLMAGEWNATYDQRNQFGGGVISNRYEDFHATPTLDAELGVRWMGHKRHLVLSSGFLMSAWYEAVTTRSYIDSVRDGRLTDAGETMTFSGLTARAEWRF, encoded by the coding sequence ATGAAACGAAACTGGATTGGCACTCAAGCCGTACGTGCGTTGACAACTTTGGTCGCTGCACTTCCTCTCACTGCTGCGAACGCTCTTGATGGGGTCAGTCCCAGCTTTGCCAATCAGCTTGAGCGGGGGGCTGAGAGCCAATGGCAGGGACAATATGCAGGTGATCCCGATTACCTGCCACCCGAATACGAGGCTCCCGTGTACAACGGCCCTGCGTATGAAGGAGCTGATTTTGAGCCGCCGATTTACAACGAATCGAGCCATTCGCCGCACATGATGCCACGACAATCCGGGCACTGTGATTCCTGCGACGCGCCATCGGGTCACTGCGGATGCGAAAAGGACCACGGTGGGGGAATTCTTGAGAAACTTCACAAGATGAAACAAAAAAGCGATTGCAATGTCGCACCGTGGTGGGCACATCGCACCAGCTTGTTTGGCGAGTTCCTTTGGCTGCGACCGGGCAGCACCGATTTGATTTATGCGACCGAGCAAACCGATCCCGATCCCTCCGTCGCTTCGCCGACCGGCCCACTTGGGATCGTTGGTCTGGATGCCGAAGCGGGGTTTCGCGTCGGAGGCAGCATTGGGTTGTCACAGTGCAGCAGCATCCAATTGTCGTATGCACGTTGGGACGGCAGTTCACAAAGTGCAATCGAAGCCCAACAAAACTATGTACTCGCATCCAACGTGACTCACCCGAGCGTTGCAACATCGGGCAGCAGCAGTCTTGAAGCCTTTGCTTCGCAGGACATGAACTTTCAAACGCTTGATTTGAACTACCGTCATCTCTGGAAACAAACCAACTCGATCGCCGTGAATTGGTTGGCGGGTGTTCGCTATGGCAACATCGAACAACAACTCAGTGCCGACCAAACCGTCTCGGTAGCGACCGGTCTTACCAACGTCTCCACCGACATCGATTTCGATGGCTTTGGTATCAGCGGCGGATTGGACTTCGAAACCTACAGCTGCAACACCGGATTGATGCTGTATGGCAAGACGATGGCTAGCTTGATGGCTGGCGAATGGAATGCAACCTATGACCAACGCAATCAATTCGGTGGCGGTGTGATCTCGAACCGCTACGAAGACTTCCATGCCACGCCAACGCTTGACGCCGAACTTGGCGTTCGCTGGATGGGGCACAAGCGTCACTTGGTCCTCTCAAGTGGTTTCTTGATGAGTGCTTGGTACGAAGCGGTCACGACCCGCAGCTACATCGATTCGGTCCGCGACGGTCGCCTGACCGACGCCGGAGAAACAATGACCTTCAGCGGCCTGACCGCCCGCGCCGAATGGCGATTCTAA
- a CDS encoding DUF7133 domain-containing protein, protein MLTTKACSRFVIVFACLSGIATTLIAQQPSENVTVIDGIQFTLADGLSIEKVADRSLVKWPIVADWDNQGRLVVAESGGVSKPIIEHNEKKLHKIIRLVDIDHDGTFDQRIVAAEDLEFPEGVLCVGNDILVAAPPVIWKLTDADQDGVCEKREVWFDGQTITGCANDLHGPYLGPDGWIYWCKGAFAKQTHSLLDGRTIESSAAHIYRRKLAGGDIEQVITGGMDNPVEVAFTPEGEAFFTSTFLQHPHDGLRDGIAHAVYGGVYGKEHSVLEGHPRTGPLMPIMTQLGPAAPSGLACLHANDLIPNADPLGTRFLVAALFNLQKVTAHQLIPHGGTFRSVDHDLVVADRVDFHPTDVLEDADGSLIVIDTGGWYDLCCPTSRIDQTTAAGGIYRIANAATKSVNVPSRFAESPRGRSYADHVNGLFDKRPWVRRDALLQIADAGDAVIPALDSILNNADRSLDDRIAALWALSQLGTAKSKAIVRKQLRQNHPSLLQAATHAVSIHRDPESIDDLQMLLDHADHQVRRTAAEAIGRLGLPKSVNALLGGIDSVKDDRHLEHSLIFAIIEIARSNDVDLLTIAQSDAQRRAVLMVLDRVDRCDDIPLSVWSTAFCSNAPGLRQTAAEIMAKHPRWAPQATEWLEQSFANIGREALTPELLARVVAGWKHQQVVQDQITHWIRDAAASTVAQQTFLASHLHEFTSADMPHAWVAPLAAWLAEASPDVQLTLADSLRQTKIDAEDADALANVLRTIAVASPMPRHRFDLLASLPVNSVLDNPVLGHEVVTAFLSDNETISPIASRVLQRVKLSDPTALVDSLPDVPAQRLTTAIEAVHRSGIVSAESAMLTQLASLRVSRTLPAGFLTNLYRQSSKELRALAIETEAKLQHPTAEIQTQIEARLSQLKPGDPVRGLQVFRSSKAACSGCHRIGYVGATIGPELTRIGSSRTPAALMEAVLFPSARQEQSYQGTRVLTVDGQVYNGLVRAETGEGFELQLTADRTVKLEHRDVELSEPSDVSIMPAGLADQLTNQELSDLMALLRSAK, encoded by the coding sequence ATGCTAACCACAAAAGCTTGCTCTCGGTTTGTGATCGTGTTCGCGTGTCTATCCGGCATCGCCACGACGTTGATTGCGCAGCAACCCTCCGAGAACGTGACCGTCATCGACGGCATTCAATTCACGTTGGCGGATGGGCTTAGCATCGAAAAAGTCGCAGACAGATCCTTGGTCAAATGGCCCATCGTTGCCGACTGGGACAACCAAGGCCGATTGGTCGTGGCTGAATCGGGCGGAGTCAGCAAGCCAATCATCGAGCACAACGAAAAGAAGCTGCACAAGATCATCCGTCTGGTGGACATTGATCATGACGGCACGTTCGACCAACGCATCGTCGCCGCAGAGGATCTTGAATTCCCTGAAGGCGTGCTGTGTGTCGGCAACGATATCTTGGTCGCCGCGCCGCCCGTGATTTGGAAGCTGACCGACGCGGACCAGGATGGTGTCTGTGAAAAACGCGAGGTTTGGTTCGACGGACAAACGATTACCGGATGTGCCAACGATCTGCATGGTCCCTACCTCGGCCCCGATGGCTGGATCTACTGGTGCAAAGGAGCGTTTGCGAAACAAACCCATTCACTGCTTGATGGCCGCACCATCGAATCATCGGCCGCCCATATCTACCGCCGTAAACTCGCCGGAGGTGACATCGAACAAGTGATCACCGGCGGCATGGACAACCCGGTCGAAGTAGCGTTTACACCGGAAGGCGAAGCGTTTTTCACCAGCACATTCTTGCAGCATCCACACGACGGACTTCGTGATGGAATCGCCCACGCGGTGTACGGAGGCGTTTATGGCAAGGAACACTCCGTGCTCGAGGGGCATCCGCGTACCGGACCGCTGATGCCCATCATGACGCAACTTGGGCCTGCCGCGCCAAGTGGCCTCGCTTGCCTACACGCAAACGATTTGATTCCGAACGCTGATCCCCTCGGCACTCGCTTCCTTGTCGCTGCCCTTTTTAATCTACAAAAGGTGACGGCGCACCAATTGATTCCCCATGGCGGAACTTTTCGAAGCGTCGATCATGATTTGGTCGTAGCCGATCGAGTCGATTTCCACCCGACCGATGTTCTCGAGGACGCCGATGGCAGCTTGATTGTGATTGATACCGGGGGTTGGTATGACCTTTGTTGCCCCACGTCGCGGATTGATCAGACCACCGCCGCCGGTGGCATCTATCGGATCGCTAACGCTGCAACGAAGTCCGTCAACGTTCCATCCCGTTTCGCGGAATCGCCGCGTGGTCGGTCCTACGCCGATCACGTGAATGGATTGTTTGACAAGCGGCCTTGGGTTCGCCGCGATGCGTTGCTGCAAATCGCCGACGCCGGAGACGCCGTGATCCCAGCACTTGATTCGATCCTTAACAACGCGGACCGTTCGCTCGACGATCGGATCGCAGCGTTGTGGGCGCTCAGTCAGCTTGGTACTGCGAAATCAAAAGCCATCGTTCGAAAACAGCTGCGACAAAACCATCCGTCCCTGCTGCAGGCCGCGACGCACGCGGTTTCGATCCATCGCGACCCGGAATCGATCGACGATTTGCAAATGCTGCTCGATCACGCTGATCATCAAGTGCGACGCACCGCTGCCGAAGCGATCGGTCGCCTGGGGTTGCCCAAAAGTGTCAACGCGTTGCTTGGCGGAATTGATTCTGTCAAAGACGATCGCCATCTCGAACATTCGTTGATTTTCGCGATCATCGAAATCGCTCGCAGTAACGACGTCGACCTGCTAACCATTGCACAATCCGACGCTCAGCGTCGCGCTGTGTTGATGGTACTGGATCGCGTTGATCGCTGCGACGACATTCCGCTGTCGGTTTGGTCCACTGCATTTTGCAGCAATGCCCCTGGTCTTCGGCAAACCGCTGCGGAAATCATGGCCAAACATCCTCGGTGGGCACCGCAGGCAACCGAGTGGCTCGAGCAATCGTTCGCGAACATCGGCAGAGAGGCGCTTACACCGGAGCTGCTCGCCCGCGTGGTCGCAGGATGGAAACATCAGCAGGTCGTTCAAGATCAAATCACCCATTGGATCCGTGACGCAGCGGCATCCACCGTCGCACAGCAAACCTTTCTCGCCTCCCACTTGCACGAATTTACCTCGGCTGACATGCCGCACGCGTGGGTCGCCCCGCTGGCGGCTTGGCTCGCCGAGGCCTCTCCGGACGTGCAGCTCACTCTGGCCGATAGCCTGCGACAGACCAAGATTGATGCGGAGGATGCCGATGCACTTGCGAATGTTTTGCGAACAATTGCAGTTGCATCCCCAATGCCTCGGCATCGCTTCGACCTGCTTGCATCGCTACCGGTCAACAGCGTCTTAGACAACCCCGTGTTGGGACACGAGGTGGTCACGGCATTTCTGAGTGACAATGAAACGATTTCGCCAATTGCATCCAGGGTGCTACAGCGAGTAAAGCTTTCCGATCCAACTGCACTGGTCGATTCGCTTCCGGACGTTCCTGCTCAAAGATTGACGACCGCGATCGAAGCGGTGCACCGGTCTGGCATCGTGTCCGCCGAGTCGGCGATGTTAACACAGCTAGCGTCGCTTCGCGTCTCACGCACGTTACCCGCAGGATTTCTAACGAACCTGTATCGTCAATCATCCAAAGAGCTAAGAGCGTTGGCGATCGAAACCGAGGCGAAATTGCAGCATCCCACTGCAGAAATCCAAACTCAAATTGAAGCACGTCTATCGCAACTGAAACCCGGCGATCCCGTGCGAGGGCTGCAAGTGTTTCGCAGCAGCAAAGCGGCCTGCAGTGGTTGTCATCGCATCGGCTATGTCGGCGCGACGATCGGGCCCGAATTGACACGGATCGGATCGAGTCGCACGCCTGCCGCATTGATGGAAGCGGTGCTGTTTCCCAGCGCACGACAAGAGCAGAGCTACCAGGGGACTCGGGTGTTGACGGTCGATGGTCAAGTCTACAACGGTTTGGTGCGAGCCGAGACGGGCGAGGGTTTTGAGCTTCAACTTACCGCCGACCGAACCGTCAAACTCGAACATCGCGACGTCGAACTGAGCGAACCGAGTGACGTCTCGATCATGCCAGCGGGGCTGGCCGACCAGCTTACGAATCAAGAGCTGTCAGATTTGATGGCATTGCTTCGCTCTGCGAAATAG
- a CDS encoding GNAT family N-acetyltransferase, whose product MQWQVQSVDQIGAERWSQWWDLLDDSPEFESPYFTPTYVQCVARVLPNIEVAFLVDGSRLNAVFAFERMNGNVAGPVGRTLADYQGVVCRPGTSIDPSAMLRAAGLVRWTFNHLFPVSQPLASQCWTVWASPQMDFSKGRQAFIDEVYDRSAHLKKTVRTGQNRMKKALGTLTTGSDQGESDLLQRTLQWKSDQYESQHRKHPFREPWVRELLKHWMQETDDRFRGEIVYLKAGGEPVALHYCLRSRHVSHFLINTYDFDCSRYSPGLVSMLMAAEAGAYGDVQRVDFGKGLESYKGRLATTETKVGEGCVDLNHTRYALNQTLQRSRYRFLRSHWADPVRTLARRAADRVPAVRTLLHMR is encoded by the coding sequence ATGCAATGGCAGGTTCAGTCGGTCGATCAAATTGGTGCCGAACGCTGGTCGCAGTGGTGGGACTTATTGGATGATTCTCCCGAATTCGAAAGCCCCTACTTCACGCCAACTTATGTCCAGTGCGTCGCGCGGGTGCTGCCTAATATCGAGGTTGCCTTTCTTGTCGATGGCTCGCGTTTGAATGCGGTCTTTGCCTTTGAACGAATGAATGGCAACGTGGCTGGCCCCGTCGGCCGGACGCTAGCGGATTATCAGGGAGTCGTTTGTCGGCCGGGCACTTCGATCGATCCATCGGCAATGCTACGGGCAGCCGGTTTGGTGCGTTGGACGTTCAATCATCTGTTTCCCGTTTCGCAACCGCTTGCCTCGCAGTGCTGGACGGTTTGGGCATCGCCGCAGATGGATTTTTCGAAGGGCCGTCAAGCTTTTATTGACGAGGTCTACGATCGCAGTGCCCATTTGAAAAAGACGGTTCGAACGGGACAGAACCGCATGAAAAAGGCGTTGGGGACGCTCACCACTGGCAGCGACCAAGGCGAAAGCGACCTGTTGCAGCGAACGTTGCAGTGGAAGAGCGATCAATATGAATCGCAACATCGCAAACATCCGTTTCGTGAACCGTGGGTCCGTGAACTTTTGAAGCATTGGATGCAGGAGACGGACGATCGCTTTCGTGGTGAAATCGTCTATCTAAAGGCCGGCGGCGAACCCGTCGCCTTGCATTACTGCTTGCGATCTCGCCACGTTTCACACTTCTTGATCAACACCTACGATTTTGATTGCTCACGTTACTCCCCCGGCTTGGTCAGTATGTTGATGGCGGCCGAAGCGGGAGCCTATGGAGACGTGCAGCGAGTGGACTTTGGGAAAGGGCTTGAAAGTTACAAAGGTCGATTGGCGACCACCGAGACGAAGGTTGGCGAAGGCTGCGTTGACCTGAATCACACACGCTATGCGTTGAACCAGACACTTCAACGATCGCGTTATCGATTCCTGCGTTCACATTGGGCCGATCCGGTCCGAACACTTGCTCGACGTGCCGCCGACAGGGTTCCGGCGGTTCGCACCCTGCTGCACATGCGTTAA
- a CDS encoding SDR family oxidoreductase: MSFDVKNKTALVTGANRGIGRAIVEEALRRGAKKVYAAVRKLESAESLVSEFGDRVVPVQFDLEDPSTIQAAAKTASDVDLVVNNAGVLKTSGPIDDDSLDSIQFEMNVNVYGLIRTAKAFAPVLAANGGGALVQLNSVVSVKTFANVATYSASKAASYSITQALRDTLAEQGTQVVSVHPGPIATDMADHAGFTEGAAPPSSVANAIFDALTEDRFHAWPDPMAQQIGGAYQSFAQSVVEANMQEESPA; encoded by the coding sequence ATGTCATTTGATGTTAAAAACAAGACCGCGTTGGTGACGGGTGCTAATCGCGGAATCGGCCGAGCGATCGTCGAGGAAGCATTGCGTCGCGGAGCTAAAAAAGTCTACGCAGCGGTGCGAAAATTAGAATCAGCCGAATCGCTGGTTAGCGAATTTGGTGACCGCGTCGTCCCCGTCCAATTCGACTTGGAAGATCCAAGCACGATCCAGGCAGCTGCGAAAACCGCCAGCGACGTCGATCTGGTCGTTAACAATGCAGGCGTTCTAAAGACATCCGGGCCGATCGATGACGATAGCCTCGATTCAATCCAATTCGAAATGAACGTCAACGTTTACGGACTGATTCGCACTGCGAAGGCGTTTGCACCGGTGCTGGCCGCTAATGGCGGCGGGGCATTGGTCCAACTAAACAGCGTCGTCTCGGTCAAGACGTTCGCCAACGTCGCAACCTATTCGGCATCCAAGGCCGCGAGTTACTCGATCACCCAAGCGCTTCGCGACACGCTAGCGGAACAGGGGACTCAGGTGGTCAGCGTCCATCCTGGCCCGATCGCAACGGACATGGCGGATCATGCAGGGTTCACCGAAGGCGCCGCACCGCCTTCGTCCGTCGCCAACGCAATCTTCGACGCGTTGACCGAAGATCGTTTCCATGCCTGGCCCGATCCGATGGCACAACAGATCGGCGGTGCCTACCAAAGTTTTGCCCAGTCGGTCGTCGAAGCAAATATGCAAGAAGAAAGCCCTGCTTGA
- a CDS encoding efflux RND transporter permease subunit has translation MNFVKASVSQPITVTVGVILSLIAGMVALRNVPVRMAPEIDSVVISVATAWENASAEEIESDVMEQQEKYLGDISNLVSMTSIARSGRGLVRLQFRTGTDINQAMSEVDQKLSEVPQYPVGVDEPEIEAIDPESVDYIAWVGFSSTDPNFDSTTLYDFMDRRMRPVFERIPGISQVGMVGARESEIQVIVDPYALAARGLTYSDFVAALEVNNANFSAGKITDGKNDLRVRTIGRFADAASVSELVVRRDEEGPIYVRDVAQVRAGYKELDSWVRARGTLMPFFNFQLESGGNLLDTMSEIQAEIARMNSADGLLSQQAQILQTAGEMAPGSKLELVQTWDSSNYVKDALALVQQNILSGAALAVVALLLFLRSVRSVGIIAIAIPLSTIGTVVILLALGRSVNIISLAGMAFAVGMVVDNAIVVIENIFRYLQKGHAPKQAALLGTQEVAGAVLASTLTTLVVFLPVLLIQEQAGQLFRDIALAIMAAVGLSLIVSLTVIPAAAGVLLKPLAAQSNESIPAWNDAKPVKPRSRLARWLSAISQAFVRLTNLPAMIGAIVRWLVSGWVRRIVTASLFAAATVVGIVMLLPPLDYLPKGNRNLVFSVLVPPPGYSIDQLFEIGSRIEPHVRASWEAAGDRFAMEEVRRGSENPMIDNRVELPISPESSETVISPLLDHYFLVAREGRIFQGAIPVDAATTVDAIPLVESALIAGAAPDTRYFTFQFPLFRTGGTTGAAIKIDVVGDSLEEVVDSAGALMGQLVADYGNKSTNPTPSNFLLPTPEIRVEPDDERLQDAGLTRQDVGLATQASGDGILIPRRFERGGELKDLKIITEAALGNSPVEGLRNAPVATRRDGVVDLQNIAKVDRVRVQDQIRHVDRQRAVTLELTPPDNVPLATVIDQLNEKVAALRESKAIPGTVDVRFAGSAGSLAEIKTALIGDGSFVGTISSSIFLAFAIVYLLMVVLFQSWSYPLVIMISVPLATLGGFIGLALVHQWTLSDRYLPVQNMDVLTILGFVILAGVVVNNAILIVYQALNFLKTGKDEDGNAVSTDPNDAIVESVVSRVRPILMSTLTSVGGMLPLVFLTGPGSELYRGLGAVITGGLVVSTVFTMFLVPVVLSMAFAIQRTGVAKTTGAAESERDAASPSIPYVLGAQLT, from the coding sequence ATGAACTTCGTCAAAGCTTCGGTATCACAACCGATCACGGTTACCGTCGGCGTGATCCTTTCGTTGATCGCCGGGATGGTCGCACTTCGCAATGTTCCCGTTCGAATGGCACCGGAGATCGATTCGGTGGTGATCTCGGTCGCCACGGCTTGGGAGAACGCGTCGGCCGAAGAGATCGAAAGCGACGTGATGGAGCAACAGGAAAAATACCTTGGCGACATCAGCAATCTGGTTTCGATGACCAGCATCGCTCGCAGTGGTCGAGGATTGGTTCGATTGCAATTTCGCACCGGAACCGACATCAACCAAGCGATGTCCGAAGTCGACCAGAAACTGAGCGAAGTACCGCAGTACCCGGTCGGAGTCGACGAGCCCGAGATTGAAGCGATCGATCCCGAAAGTGTTGACTACATCGCCTGGGTCGGCTTCAGCAGCACGGATCCAAACTTTGATTCAACGACGCTGTATGACTTTATGGATCGCCGCATGCGGCCGGTCTTCGAGCGGATTCCAGGGATCTCGCAAGTCGGGATGGTGGGAGCACGAGAATCGGAAATCCAAGTCATCGTCGATCCGTATGCCTTGGCCGCTCGCGGTTTAACGTACTCGGACTTTGTTGCTGCGTTGGAAGTCAACAATGCGAACTTCTCGGCCGGAAAAATCACCGATGGCAAAAACGATCTTCGTGTTCGCACGATCGGTCGGTTTGCCGATGCCGCCTCGGTTTCGGAATTGGTGGTTCGCCGTGATGAGGAAGGCCCGATCTATGTCCGTGATGTTGCTCAGGTGCGAGCCGGGTACAAGGAACTCGACAGCTGGGTGCGCGCTCGTGGGACGCTGATGCCGTTCTTTAATTTTCAATTGGAATCTGGCGGAAACTTGTTGGACACAATGAGCGAGATCCAGGCTGAGATCGCACGGATGAATTCCGCAGATGGACTGCTCAGCCAACAAGCTCAAATCCTGCAAACCGCCGGTGAAATGGCCCCCGGCAGCAAACTAGAACTCGTGCAAACATGGGATTCGTCGAACTATGTCAAGGATGCATTGGCGCTCGTCCAGCAGAACATTTTGTCCGGCGCCGCATTAGCGGTCGTCGCTTTGTTATTGTTTCTTCGCAGCGTCCGTTCGGTGGGCATCATCGCAATCGCGATCCCGCTTTCGACAATCGGCACCGTCGTGATCTTGTTGGCACTCGGCCGTAGCGTGAACATCATCTCATTGGCGGGGATGGCGTTTGCGGTCGGCATGGTCGTCGATAACGCAATTGTCGTGATCGAAAATATCTTTCGCTATTTGCAAAAAGGCCATGCTCCAAAGCAAGCAGCACTTTTGGGAACCCAAGAGGTCGCCGGTGCGGTGTTGGCGTCCACGTTGACGACTTTGGTCGTGTTTTTGCCAGTGTTGTTGATTCAAGAACAAGCCGGTCAACTGTTCCGCGATATCGCGCTAGCGATCATGGCCGCGGTCGGGCTGAGCTTGATTGTATCCCTAACCGTCATCCCCGCCGCGGCTGGCGTTTTACTGAAGCCGCTCGCAGCCCAATCGAACGAATCGATTCCAGCATGGAACGATGCTAAGCCAGTGAAACCACGCTCGAGACTTGCCCGTTGGCTATCGGCAATTTCGCAAGCGTTTGTGCGGCTGACCAATTTGCCGGCAATGATTGGCGCGATCGTTCGCTGGTTGGTGTCAGGTTGGGTTCGCCGGATCGTCACGGCAAGTCTGTTTGCCGCCGCGACCGTGGTGGGGATCGTGATGTTGTTACCGCCGCTAGACTATTTGCCAAAGGGAAACCGCAACCTCGTCTTCAGCGTTTTGGTTCCGCCCCCCGGCTACAGCATCGACCAATTGTTCGAAATCGGCAGTCGTATCGAGCCTCATGTCCGTGCCTCATGGGAAGCCGCGGGGGATCGGTTTGCGATGGAGGAGGTCCGTCGGGGTAGCGAGAATCCGATGATTGATAATCGAGTCGAGCTACCGATCAGTCCGGAATCATCCGAGACGGTGATCAGCCCGCTGCTGGACCACTACTTCCTCGTCGCTCGTGAAGGCCGGATCTTTCAAGGAGCGATCCCCGTGGACGCCGCGACCACCGTCGACGCGATTCCATTAGTCGAGAGTGCGTTGATCGCAGGCGCCGCGCCCGACACCCGATACTTCACGTTTCAATTCCCTCTGTTTCGCACCGGAGGAACCACAGGGGCGGCGATCAAGATCGATGTCGTCGGCGATTCGCTCGAGGAGGTGGTCGATTCGGCTGGCGCGTTGATGGGGCAATTGGTGGCAGACTACGGAAACAAGAGCACCAATCCGACGCCATCGAACTTCTTGCTGCCGACACCGGAGATTCGTGTGGAACCAGACGATGAACGGTTGCAGGACGCCGGTCTAACGCGACAGGACGTGGGGCTGGCAACACAGGCCTCGGGCGATGGCATATTGATCCCTCGTCGTTTTGAGCGTGGCGGTGAACTGAAGGATCTAAAAATCATCACCGAAGCAGCGTTGGGCAATTCGCCCGTCGAAGGTCTTCGCAACGCTCCCGTTGCCACTCGCCGCGATGGGGTGGTCGATCTGCAGAACATCGCCAAAGTTGATCGGGTTCGCGTGCAAGACCAAATTCGTCACGTCGATCGTCAACGCGCCGTCACACTCGAGTTGACTCCACCGGACAACGTGCCGTTGGCTACGGTGATCGATCAATTGAACGAGAAAGTTGCCGCACTTCGCGAATCTAAGGCAATTCCTGGTACCGTCGATGTTCGCTTCGCGGGATCCGCCGGTTCGCTTGCCGAAATCAAAACCGCCTTGATCGGTGATGGATCGTTTGTGGGAACGATTTCTAGTTCCATCTTTCTTGCGTTTGCGATTGTTTACCTGTTGATGGTGGTGCTGTTTCAAAGTTGGTCCTACCCGCTGGTGATCATGATCAGCGTTCCTTTGGCAACGCTCGGCGGTTTCATCGGGCTGGCGTTGGTTCACCAGTGGACGCTGAGCGATCGTTATCTGCCGGTTCAAAACATGGACGTGCTGACGATCCTCGGGTTCGTGATCTTGGCAGGCGTTGTGGTCAACAATGCGATCCTGATCGTCTACCAAGCTTTGAACTTTTTGAAAACGGGGAAAGACGAAGATGGCAACGCCGTCAGCACCGACCCCAATGATGCGATTGTCGAGTCGGTGGTCAGCCGTGTGCGTCCGATTTTGATGAGCACGTTGACCAGTGTCGGCGGAATGTTGCCGCTTGTGTTTTTGACCGGGCCTGGCAGCGAGTTGTATCGCGGCCTCGGGGCGGTGATTACCGGCGGCTTGGTGGTATCGACCGTCTTTACCATGTTTTTGGTGCCCGTCGTTTTGAGCATGGCATTTGCTATCCAGCGGACCGGTGTCGCCAAGACCACCGGCGCGGCCGAATCAGAGCGTGACGCGGCTTCTCCGTCGATCCCGTATGTGCTTGGCGCTCAGTTGACTTGA
- a CDS encoding efflux RND transporter periplasmic adaptor subunit → MFDKTFAISHRYAVFSAVAVTVSASLATAQVPVRVESVQRQTVQQRHAVTGSLRPVARGNVAAIESGQLLELKPREGELIRKGDIVARVDSRRLQAQHGEAVAEKAIAIADLASAKARLTQAKADLTRAQKLIHQNAIGQQELDAFQAAYDIAKATIDSTTSKIDRIEQSIRLIQVRLDDTVIRAPYDASVVQRQIEPGDWVQAGDALLTIVSTGPIEAWLEVPERFVQAVDQFGASVSVRARATQQESNVLSTRRVADVNPRVRTLSFVVTLDNPDGLLSAGMSVDGWIATTNEVQTETVHKNAVNRSGNQPFVYRVSKAAAESQAERVPIDILFELPDRVAIRSAQLHEGDCVIVEGNERLLPGQNVAIINTPAGNDELARAQRN, encoded by the coding sequence ATGTTCGATAAAACCTTCGCGATTTCGCACCGATACGCGGTCTTCTCTGCCGTTGCGGTCACCGTTTCGGCTTCGCTGGCAACGGCGCAGGTACCGGTCCGCGTCGAATCGGTCCAGCGTCAGACGGTTCAGCAGCGACACGCGGTGACTGGATCGCTGCGTCCCGTCGCTCGTGGGAACGTCGCCGCGATCGAGTCGGGGCAATTGCTCGAGCTGAAACCACGCGAGGGCGAACTGATTCGCAAAGGCGACATCGTTGCTCGCGTCGACTCGCGGCGATTGCAAGCCCAGCATGGCGAAGCGGTGGCAGAAAAAGCGATCGCGATCGCGGACTTGGCCAGTGCGAAAGCCCGATTGACGCAGGCCAAAGCGGATCTGACGCGAGCTCAGAAATTGATCCATCAAAACGCCATCGGGCAACAAGAACTCGACGCGTTCCAAGCGGCCTATGACATCGCCAAGGCGACCATCGATTCCACCACCAGCAAAATCGATCGTATCGAACAATCGATTCGCTTGATCCAGGTGCGATTGGATGACACCGTAATCCGAGCTCCCTACGATGCCTCGGTCGTGCAGCGGCAAATTGAACCGGGCGATTGGGTGCAAGCAGGCGACGCGTTACTGACGATTGTCTCGACGGGGCCGATCGAAGCGTGGTTAGAGGTACCCGAACGATTCGTTCAAGCGGTGGACCAGTTTGGAGCATCCGTCAGCGTCCGAGCGCGAGCCACTCAACAAGAAAGCAATGTCTTGTCGACGCGGCGAGTCGCGGACGTGAATCCTCGCGTGCGGACGCTTAGCTTTGTGGTCACGCTGGACAATCCCGATGGCTTGCTGTCCGCCGGCATGTCCGTCGACGGCTGGATCGCCACGACAAACGAAGTGCAAACCGAGACGGTTCATAAAAACGCAGTCAATCGTAGCGGCAATCAACCGTTTGTTTACCGAGTCAGCAAAGCGGCCGCCGAGAGCCAAGCGGAGCGAGTTCCGATCGACATTCTGTTCGAACTGCCCGACCGTGTGGCGATTCGATCCGCTCAGCTGCACGAAGGAGACTGCGTGATCGTCGAAGGCAACGAGCGTCTACTGCCCGGCCAAAACGTGGCGATCATCAACACCCCGGCCGGGAATGACGAACTGGCACGTGCGCAACGCAACTAG